A single Anas acuta chromosome 27, bAnaAcu1.1, whole genome shotgun sequence DNA region contains:
- the TCIM gene encoding transcriptional and immune response regulator — MKARRSNTTSAMSTSLRVSPSVHGYRFDTALRKKAVANIFESIDEESLQKLFKHSGDKKAEERAKIILATDQDVEEKTRALMALKQRRKDKLLQFLKFRKYSIKVH, encoded by the coding sequence ATGAAAGCAAGGAGAAGCAACACAACCTCAGCCATGTCCACCTCCCTGAGAGTGAGCCCCTCGGTCCACGGCTACCGCTTCGACACAGCCCTGCGCAAGAAAGCCGTGGCCAATATCTTTGAGAGCATCGACGAAGAGTCGCTCCAGAAACTCTTCAAACACTCCGGAGACAagaaggcagaggagagagCCAAGATCATCCTCGCCACCGACCAGGACGTGGAGGAGAAAACGAGAGCACTAATGGCTCTAAAGCAGAGGCGAAAAGACAAGCTCCTCCAGTTCCTGAAATTTCGGAAATACTCCATCAAAGTCCACTGA